Genomic segment of Bos taurus isolate L1 Dominette 01449 registration number 42190680 breed Hereford chromosome X, ARS-UCD2.0, whole genome shotgun sequence:
CCAATCTTTAGACTCAGAAGCAACCCTGACTAAAGCATAATGTCTGTTATTCAGACTTATTTTCTGGTCCCAACCCTAAACAGACCCATTGTGTCTGAGTCCTATACGGAAGAGGGGTTCTCTGATTAAAACCCCAAAGTTGCCAAGGTATCAGTAAGATATCACAGCCCAAGTAGCCCTGCATAAACGTCTATCTAAACTGAAGAGATGGGCATTTCCCCCACTTCTGTAGAGCTCAGACTGGAGAATCAAGCAGGTTCCAAAGAAATATGTTGGGCTTCACTGTTTGAGATTTCTAGCACATCAGCCGTGTTAGGGGGCTGAGAGGTACAGAATCTGAAGGAAGGGGCAGAAATATCCAATACACGTGGTAGTATCAAGGGGAGGGGCATAGAAGGTTGGGCAGGCACAGgaggagagaaaaacaaaggcGGTACCCACCTGACAGCTGTCTGGATTTTTCCTTAAGCACAGGTGAGAACTAACCTTCTCCCTCCAAAATACCTAAAACAAATCTCTTAAGGATTTCGCATCCTACATGGGCACATGGAAATAAAAGCCTATCAAATATAGCTCATGGTCAGTACCTTATTTGGTCCTCATGAGATCCCAGAAAGATCATTATTATCTCTATACTGCAAATgagaaaagatataaaatttatttttctagctAAGAGGTCTGGTGGTAATCTGGAGTTCACATTTACTTCTAAAATTCTGCTAATAAATATTGTGTCTCAATGCCTTTAGAAATATAACAACTACTGTTGGTTACTCCTTTTTTTGTTATAaaacttctattatttttaacaataaagtgTGTACATTCTAGgaataaggaaaaatacaaataaactgaataaaaaaaaatcactcataatCCTACCACAGAttatattttttgtctttcatcCTTCACATATTCTTCTGTGTATATATGCAATATACAAATGTACCCTTCCCTTTCAAAAATACGATATTCACATATTAGTaactttttttacattttatatactgTTAGGAATCTCTTTTTGTACAAATGAGTAAAGCTCTCCTTTTGAAAGGCAAAGACTTGTAGATTGGTTTGAAATAAACAATGAGATGCATCTAAAACCACTAATAGCAACAAGTTAAAAGCAGAAAGATGGACAGAGATATACAGgacaacaaaaaagaaagtaatgtcaacatcagaaaaaaacagaaatcaaggTAAACTACATTAAATAGGGGTGAGGATGGTTTCGATTAACCTTCCAACGCATCACTATAAGTTTGTTTCTGACTCTCCTTATCTCATCAATTTCATTCACATTTCTAAACATATCTTCCTTGCTTAAATGCCTGTtgtgtatatcttctttaaaTTCCTGGAGAGACTGAATCAGTCTTTCTCTAAAAGttccttctgttttttcctcctcctcttgcttTTCCTCAGGCTTTGGTACTTCTTCAAGTTTGGGTTCATTCTCATTTTCtggtttttcttcagttttttgacAGGGTTTCATCTTGtgtctccctttctttccctcttcctttcttttcttctacttatttttctttgaaaacaacTACTTCTAGGAAGCAAGAAGGATACGTCAGCCATCAGGGTTTCCCCTGAGCCTGTCGTTCTCACCTCCATTTTCCACCTCCTCACCTCCCTCGTCCCTCCCTCCAGCCTTTTCCAAGGTTCTTCTCAACCATTTCTCTCACACAAGGCAGAACGCAAGACCCTCCTAGAACAGAGTAAGCTGGGAGAAGAGGGGTGCGGGGGAAGAACATAGGGGCCCATGACCTCAGTCCCTCCTTTGCTCACCTCCACCCCAGGGGTCTTTATAATATTTCCTTCATCTTCCTGTACGGATCCGATCACTTTTCTTCCTGGCCTTTTCAGAGTAGCAGACCTGCAGACCAACGGGAaacgggagggggaggggataagagtgggggtggggtgagcacTCGGCGGACTGATCAACTCCACGCACTTTTCCTGTTAAGGTTCTCGGTTATGGAAACTTTCCTGCCTTCTGTTTCCctcatttctctccctctccataGTGCAAGTTAGCTCGAATTTTCCATCAGACAGGGAGTCGGAAAAGCAAATTTCCAAACTATCATTAAaactgggggttgggggtggggggaggggaggggttggGAAAGTGGTCTCAGGTGGCAAAGgatgattatttttaaactatcaCAGGTCTCCTTGTCTTTCTTCCGGGACCCCTAGTCCCTTTCCCAAGGGTCATCATTTTCTGCAGACCTGAAGGTGGGAGGTGGAGAGATGGACTTTTTCAGGGCTCCCTTAAATCTCTGCTTCTAGGCCATCCCCACCCTAGAAATTCCCAGGCAGCATCTATTTTGCCACCAACCTGAAAAATTTCAGCCAGTAGactccttctccttccccaccGTTGGCCCCACCGGCTACCGCTGCTGAAGGAAGCTGGTACCCAGAAGGGAACAAGGACCAGACTAGCAGGACTTCTGCACACGTCGACTCCTGGTCACATGAGGTCTACGTCATCAGTGATCTCTGGTCCTCAATTTCCACTCCCAACAAAAGCGCGGCAGATGTGGGCTAGtcctctgctccctcccctctTGTACATTTTGCCCTGTCCATCTTTTTCGCCTATCCCAGAGGGGGGAAAtgttatttgcctttctctgattaCTAGGGAGGGGCTGCATTTTTTTTCTGGAGCTCCTAAACTTTTCTACTTTCTTCAAGAATTTTTTCTTGCCTTCTGCTCCCAGGATTAAGAACACTAACCTACATCCATTGCCCCTGCCTCAGCTTCCATTTCATCTGCAATCTGCTCCTTGGCTGTTGTGGAACAGGCTTGGTTTGGCAgcgggttgttttttgtttttgtttttgttttaaaaaaagaagagctgAGTTGGGGAGGCCTGGGAcagaagtattatttttaatgtagtttTAAACTTTACTGTTAATACTTTTCTATTGGGGTATAGCTTCAATCCTTTCTTTTATTATGCTAATGGCTCCCTTGCCCGACTCGCCAGCCTATAGAAACCTTCCATTTTATACAACCCCTGACAGCGCTCTGCTAGCTGCTAGGTGGGTTGCTGCCCTATTCATGAATTGTTCTATAAAGCGAATTAGTTCCTCACATTTATTCAGCcgaattttgttttttcagttactttttaaaaactataggaAAGTATTGAGTAAAGTGaaaaactacatttaaaatagTGCCAAAATGTTTTGGtgttaaaaagtaaagatatagttttaaataaataaataaataaaaagattatttttagacAAGGataattttggggggaggggagaggaagggacgggcttcccaggtggcccagtggtcaagaatctgcctgttatatatatggaatctagaaaagtggtactgaagaatttattttatagggcagcaatggagacagacatagagaagagacttatggacatggggagagggaaggagagggtgagatgtatggaaggagtaacatggaaacttacattaccatatagaTAGCCAATGTGAATTTGTTGTatggttcaggaaactcaaatgggctctgtatcaatctaaagagatgggattgggagggagatgggagggagcttcaagagggaggggacatatgcataccctaggctgattcgtgttgaggtttgacagaaaataacaaaattctgaaaagcaattatccttcaattaaaaaaaaaatctgcctgccaatgcaggagatgcaagagaggtgggttcaatccctcagttggaaatggcaacccactccagtattcttgcctagaaaatcccatggacagaggaccctggtgggctacagtccagggattTGCATAGAGTCTGGCATGAGCAGAGGAAGGGAGCAGCGAGGGTTTTATGAAGCAGATTACTTCTTTCTTTGGGGAATGGAGAGGGCCTATGTGACATTACCTTACTGTTGTTTGACCAGAAAATTCCAGGCTGGTTGATTTAAGATTACATTTCTGGGAAGAGGCTAAAACTGCAATTAGGTGGGATATTAAGTCTAAGTTTGGTATCATTGGCTTTAGCACAAGAGATGAAGTTTGGGGTCtgtgttatttttttgtttttaaacaaattcaTGTCTTTTATAGTTGGAAAAAACAAAGACAGAATTACTTTAGTTA
This window contains:
- the TCEAL9 gene encoding transcription elongation factor A protein-like 9; this translates as MKPCQKTEEKPENENEPKLEEVPKPEEKQEEEEKTEGTFRERLIQSLQEFKEDIHNRHLSKEDMFRNVNEIDEIRRVRNKLIVMRWKVNRNHPHPYLM